In Kwoniella dejecticola CBS 10117 chromosome 6, complete sequence, a genomic segment contains:
- a CDS encoding elongation factor 2, which translates to MDKPTNIRNMSVIAHVDHGKSTLTDSLVSKAGIIASAKAGEMRFTDTRQDEIDRGITIKSTAISMYFPLPKEDVEDVQQKTDGGEFLINLIDSPGHVDFSSEVTAALRVTDGALVVVDCVEGVCVQTETVLRQSLGERVKPVLIINKVDRALLELQVSKEDLYQSFCRTIESVNVIISTYTDPVLGDTQVYPEKGTVAFGSGLHGWAFSLRQFAARYSKKFGVDKNKLMPKLWGDNYFNAKTKKWSTSAAGGGERAFNMFVLDPIFRLFDSCMNYKKDEIPTLLEKLEIKLIGDEKDLEGKQLLKTVMKKFLPAGDSLLEMIVINLPSPVTAQKYRVETLYEGPQDDESAIAIRDCDAKGPLMVYVSKMVPTSDKGRFYAFGRVFSGTVSSGPKIRIQGPNFVPGKKDDSVIKSIQRTVLMMGRSTEAIEDCPAGNIIGLVGVDQFLLKSGTLTTSETAHNMRVMKFSVSPVVQVAVECKNASDLPKLVEGLKRLSKSDPCVKTWMDENGSIIVAGAGELHLEICLNDLENDHAGVPLRKSDPVVGYRETVTAESSMVALSKSQNKHNRLYVKAEPLDEELTKDIEEGRVAPRDDPKIRARYLADTYGWDVTDARKIWAFGPDTTGPNIILDASKGVQYMNEIKDSVVAAFQWATKEGGVCEEPMRGIRYNMIDCTLHADAIHRGGGQIIPTARRVCYAAQLLAKPGLQEPMFLVEIAVPESAQGGVYSCLNVRRGQVFSSEQRPGTPMYTMKAYLPVSESFGFNADLRAATGGQAFPQAVFDHYSLLNGDPTEVGSKINALAVSIRTRKSLKPDVPLYDHYYDKL; encoded by the exons ATGG ACAAACCCACCAACATCCGAAACATGTCGGTTATTGCCCATGTAGATCACGGTAAATCCACCCTTACCGATTCTTTGGTCTCCAAGGCTGGTATTATCGCCTCCGCCAAGGCTGGTGAGATGCGATTCACCGATACTAG ACAAGATGAAATCGATCGAGGTATCACGATCAAGTCCACTGCTATCTCCATGTACTTCCCTCTTCCTAAGGAGGATGTCGAAGACGTTCAACAAAAGACTGACG GTGGAgaattcttgatcaacttgatcgacTCTCCCGGTCACGTAGATTTCTCATCCGAAGTAACTGCTGCACTCCGAGTCACCGATGG TGCCTTGGTCGTTGTCGACTGTGTCGAAGGTGTGTGTGTGCAAACCGAGACTGTGCTCCGACAATCTTTGGGAGAACGAGTCAAGCCCGTCCTTATCATCAACAAGGTCGACCGAGCTCTTCTCGAATTGCAAGTCTCCAAGGAAGATCTTTACCAATCTTTCTGCAGAACCATCGAATCCGTCAAcgtcatcatctccacctaCACCGATCCAGTCCTCGGTGACACCCAAGTCTACCCAGAAAAGGGTACCGTCGCCTTCGGTTCCGGTCTCCACGGTTGGGCTTTCTCCCTCCGACAATTCGCCGCCCGATACTCCAAGAAGTTCGGTGtcgacaagaacaagctcatGCCTAAATTGTGGGGTGACAACTACTTCAAcgccaagaccaagaagtGGTCTACTTCCGCtgctggtggtggtgaaCGAGCTTTCAACATGTTTGTTCTCGACCCTATCTTCAGACTTTTCGACTCTTGCATGAACTACAAGAAGGACGAAATTCCCACCCTTCTCGAAAAGCTCGAGATCAAACTCATCGGTGACGAGAAAGACCTTGAAGGTAAACAACTCCTCAAGACCGTCATGAAGAAGTTCTTGCCTGCTGGTGACTCCCTTTTGGAAATGATTGTTATCAACCTTCCCTCCCCCGTCACTGCCCAAAAATACCGAGTCGAGACCCTCTACGAAGGTCCTCAAGATGATGAGtccgccatcgccatcaGAGATTGTGATGCCAAGGGTCCCTTGATGGTCTATGTCTCCAAGATGGTGCCCACCTCCGATAAAGGTCGATTCTACGCTTTCGGTCGAGTCTTCTCCGGTACCGTCTCTTCCGGTCCTAAGATCAGAATCCAAGGTCCTAACTTCGTTCCCGGAAAGAAGGACGATTCCGTTATCAAGTCTATCCAACGAACTgtgttgatgatgggtaGATCCACCGAAGCCATCGAGGACTGTCCCGCCGGTAACATTATCGGTCTTGTCGGTGTCGATCAATTCTTGCTCAAGTCCGGTACCCTTACCACCTCCGAGACTGCCCACAACATGAGAGTCATGAAGTTCTCCGTATCTCCCGTAGTGCAAGTCGCTGTCGAGTGTAAGAACGCTTCCGATCTCCCCAAATTGGTCGAAGGTCTTAAGCGATTGTCCAAGTCCGACCCATGTGTCAAGACCTGGATGGACGAGAACGGTTCCATCATCGTTGCCGGTGCCGGTGAATTGCACTTGGAAATCTGTCTTAACGATTTGGAGAACGATCACGCCGGTGTCCCTCTCCGAAAGTCCGACCCTGTCGTAGGTTACCGAGAAACCGTCACTGCCGAGTCCTCCATGGTCGCTCTTTCCAAGTCGCAGAACAAACACAACAGACTTTACGTCAAGGCCGAGCCTCTTGATGAGGAACTTACcaaggatatcgaggaagGTCGAGTCGCCCCAAGAGATGACCCCAAGATCAGAGCTCGATACCTTGCCGACACCTACGGATGGGATGTCACCGATGCCAGGAAGATCTGGGCCTTCGGTCCCGACACCACCGGTCCCAACATCATCTTGGATGCCTCCAAGGGAGTGCAATACATGAACGAAATCAAGGATTCCGTCGTTGCTGCCTTCCAATGGGCCACCAAGGAAGGTGGTGTCTGTGAAGAGCCAATGAGAGGTATCCGATACAACATGATTGACTGTACCTTGCACGCCGATGCCATCCACAGAGGTGGTGGTCAAATCATCCCTACCGCCCGACGAGTATGTTACGCTGCCCAATTGCTCGCCAAGCCCGGACTCCAAGAACCCATGTTCTTGGTCGAGATCGCCGTCCCAGAATCTGCTCAAGGTGGTGTTTAC TCATGTTTGAACGTCCGAAGAGGTCAAGTATTCTCTTCTGAACAACGACCAGGAACACCGATGTACACCATGAAGGCTTACTTGCCCGTATCCGAGTCGTTCGGTTTCAACGCCGACTTGCGAGCTGCTACCGGTGGACAAGCGTTCCCTCAAGCAGTGTTCGACCACTACTCGCTCCTCAACGGTGACCCCACCGAAGTCGGATCCAAGATCAACGCCCTCGCCGTCTCGATCAGAACAAGAAAGAGTCTCAAGCCCGACGTACCTCTTTACGACCACTACTACGACAAATTATAA